TGACATCAAGGTTATTGAGCAGGTCCAGAATGTAGAGAGCAACGAAGATGCCGAGACATTGAGAAACCTGACCAAGACCCAGGCAAAGCAGGAAACGATCAGTATCGGTCGTGACGGGCTGAGCCAGATGATGTTCAATCAGGCAAAGAAGTTCACCGATGCCTACGGTATCAAGATGATCGACATTGTCGTAAGGCAGATCCGCTACAGCGATGACCTTACCGAGAGTGTCTACCAGAGGATGATCAAAGAACGTAACCAGATTGCAGAAGCCTACAGGTCCTATGGACGTGGCCAGGCTGCCCAGTGGCAAGGCAAGACGGAAAACGAAGAGAAGGTAATCCTCTCCGAGGCATATGCTAAGAGTGAGACGATCAAGGGTATCGCCGATGCCAAGGCAGCTACGATTTATTCTGAAGCCTATCAGGCAGACCCTGAGTTCTTCGAATTCTGGCGTACCTTGGAGTCGTACAAGAAAACGGTTCCATCCTTGAACAAGGTGTTGAGCACTGACATGCAGTATTTCAACATGCTTTATGGGATTAATAAGCAGAAATAGTTCATAACAGACTTGTTTTTCCGGGAAGGGATTATTCGTAATCCCTTCCTTTTTTTTATGTTGCAAGCTACACTCTGCCCATGGAAAAAGACACCCTTATCGCCTTCGACTTCGATGGTACGCTCTACCCTATCGATCCCTATGACAGTGAACAGTTGCTTATGCTTGCCTGTTCCGCCAAAAAGGGAACCTTGAACCGTAAACGGACAAAATTGGCTGTCAGGCAGGATCAAAAAGGAAATATGGACTGGGCCGCCTTTACTGCTTCCTATCGTCTCCATACTAAATCATGTAATGAAGACCTGATACAATCTGTCACAAAGGCTTTACTGGGAAAAGTACACCCAGCCGATTTTGAGGCGCTCAG
The sequence above is a segment of the Sphaerochaeta pleomorpha str. Grapes genome. Coding sequences within it:
- the hflC gene encoding protease modulator HflC — its product is MRNATNTKKLVTTLVVIAVILIIFLLLGPFYILYEGQQAVITRFGKIVNTESDAGLKLKMPLVDNVVIYPKKIISWDGDAQRIPTKENQFIWVDTTARWVIEDAAKFYETVNTVNNGLSRLNDVLDSSIRTIISENYLNEAVRNTNQINDIKVIEQVQNVESNEDAETLRNLTKTQAKQETISIGRDGLSQMMFNQAKKFTDAYGIKMIDIVVRQIRYSDDLTESVYQRMIKERNQIAEAYRSYGRGQAAQWQGKTENEEKVILSEAYAKSETIKGIADAKAATIYSEAYQADPEFFEFWRTLESYKKTVPSLNKVLSTDMQYFNMLYGINKQK